A window of the Streptomyces griseochromogenes genome harbors these coding sequences:
- a CDS encoding small ribosomal subunit Rsm22 family protein: MNAPADPADTLRASLAALLDGLPPKSAAGAVERLIANYRGATPTDAPILRDRADVAAYAAYRMPATFEAVRSALEAFADAVPGWTPGSHVDVGGGTGAATWAVTATWEGTRPVTVLDWAEPALALGREIAAANPALRDARWQRARIGAALTLDSTDLVTVSYVLNELAEADRAALVDAAAAAAQSVVIVEAGTPAGYDRVIEARDRLIRAGFRVAAPCPHSAACPIVPGTDWCHFSARVSRSSLHRQVKGGSLAYEDEKFSYVAATRLPAEPAPARVVRRPQIRKGQVLLDLCEADERLRRTTVTKRHGDLYKAARDADWGDAWPPGTAESGDPVS; the protein is encoded by the coding sequence GTGAACGCTCCCGCCGACCCGGCCGACACCCTGCGCGCATCCCTGGCCGCGCTGCTGGACGGACTCCCGCCGAAGTCCGCCGCCGGAGCCGTGGAACGGCTGATCGCCAACTACCGCGGGGCCACCCCGACCGACGCCCCGATCCTGCGCGACCGCGCCGACGTGGCCGCCTACGCCGCCTACCGGATGCCGGCCACCTTCGAGGCGGTCCGCTCGGCGCTGGAGGCGTTCGCGGACGCCGTGCCCGGGTGGACACCCGGCAGCCACGTGGACGTCGGCGGCGGCACGGGCGCGGCGACCTGGGCGGTGACCGCGACCTGGGAGGGCACGCGGCCGGTGACCGTGCTGGACTGGGCCGAGCCCGCGCTCGCCCTCGGCCGGGAGATCGCGGCGGCCAACCCGGCGCTGCGGGACGCCCGCTGGCAGCGCGCCCGCATCGGAGCGGCGCTCACCCTGGACAGCACCGACCTCGTCACCGTGTCGTACGTCCTGAACGAACTCGCCGAGGCCGACCGCGCCGCCCTCGTCGACGCGGCCGCGGCCGCCGCGCAGAGCGTCGTGATCGTGGAGGCCGGCACGCCCGCGGGCTACGACCGTGTCATCGAGGCCCGCGACCGCCTGATCCGGGCCGGATTCCGGGTCGCCGCCCCCTGCCCGCACAGCGCCGCCTGCCCCATCGTCCCCGGCACGGACTGGTGCCACTTCTCGGCCCGGGTCAGCCGCTCCTCCCTGCACCGCCAGGTCAAGGGCGGGTCCCTGGCGTACGAGGACGAGAAGTTCAGCTACGTCGCCGCGACCCGGCTGCCGGCCGAACCGGCCCCCGCGCGGGTGGTGCGGCGGCCGCAGATCCGCAAGGGCCAGGTGCTGCTCGACCTGTGCGAGGCGGACGAGCGGCTGCGCCGTACGACGGTCACCAAGCGGCACGGAGACCTGTACAAGGCGGCC
- a CDS encoding serine hydrolase domain-containing protein — translation MCGVGGRPELSAPRLRVGTPERAGLDPTELGHLAGEVHALTTGAHPWAAGAVVLAGRGPVIAVAEAAGWAVRYASYDPETGTGVELPPAARVPATVDTPFDLASLTKLFTSVAAVQQIERGTLGMDARVGAYLPEFTAAAHHDITVRQLLTHTSGLRPELPLYDCPDDRARLALLRAEAPTFDPGRYLYSDLNMLLLQFVLERITGRSLDVLIEDGITRPLGMTATVYGPCPGAAATEDQRRPWAKADRGMLRGVVHDENAWALGGVAGHAGLFSTARDLAVFCRALLAGGSYGPARILGPDFVELLFTPPGLGFALDQPWFMGELAGRGAAGHTGFTGTSLVLDPATDTFLILLANTVHPRRRPPDSGPRAAAATRLARAVRGA, via the coding sequence ATGTGCGGGGTCGGAGGGAGACCAGAACTGAGCGCACCGAGACTGCGCGTCGGCACACCCGAACGAGCCGGGCTCGACCCCACCGAACTCGGGCACCTGGCCGGCGAGGTGCACGCCCTGACCACCGGAGCCCACCCCTGGGCGGCCGGTGCCGTCGTGCTGGCCGGCCGCGGCCCCGTGATCGCCGTGGCCGAGGCCGCGGGCTGGGCGGTGCGCTACGCCTCCTACGACCCCGAGACCGGCACCGGTGTCGAACTGCCGCCCGCCGCCCGGGTCCCGGCCACCGTCGACACCCCCTTCGACCTGGCCTCCCTCACCAAGCTGTTCACGTCCGTCGCCGCCGTGCAGCAGATCGAGCGCGGCACCCTCGGCATGGACGCCCGGGTCGGTGCCTATCTGCCCGAGTTCACCGCGGCCGCCCACCACGACATCACCGTGCGGCAGCTGCTCACCCACACCTCCGGGCTGCGCCCCGAACTCCCGCTGTACGACTGCCCCGACGACCGGGCCCGCCTCGCCCTGCTCCGTGCCGAGGCCCCCACGTTCGATCCCGGCCGGTACCTCTACTCGGACCTGAACATGCTCCTGCTCCAGTTCGTCCTGGAGCGGATCACCGGCCGCAGCCTCGACGTCCTGATCGAGGACGGCATCACCCGTCCGCTCGGGATGACGGCCACCGTCTACGGGCCCTGCCCCGGCGCGGCCGCCACCGAGGACCAGCGGCGGCCCTGGGCCAAGGCGGACCGTGGGATGCTGCGGGGCGTCGTCCACGACGAGAACGCCTGGGCGCTCGGCGGGGTGGCGGGCCACGCGGGCCTGTTCTCCACCGCCCGTGACCTCGCGGTCTTCTGCCGGGCCCTGCTCGCGGGCGGCTCGTACGGCCCCGCGCGCATCCTCGGCCCCGACTTCGTGGAACTCCTGTTCACCCCGCCGGGCCTCGGGTTCGCCCTGGACCAGCCGTGGTTCATGGGCGAGCTGGCGGGCAGGGGCGCGGCCGGCCACACCGGCTTCACCGGAACCTCCCTGGTCCTGGACCCGGCGACGGACACGTTCCTGATCCTGCTGGCCAACACCGTCCACCCGCGCAGACGGCCCCCGGACAGCGGACCGCGGGCGGCCGCGGCCACGCGGCTGGCGCGAGCGGTACGCGGTGCCTGA
- a CDS encoding multidrug effflux MFS transporter codes for MAEHAAAPTPERGHEPTTAQPSAPATRRTGPLVTLVLGGLTATPPLAMDMYLPSLPEVTRSLHAPAATVQLTLTACLAGMALGQLVVGPMSDRWGRRRPLLSGLAVYLLATALCAVAPNVETLVAFRLAQGLSGAAGIVIARAVVRDLYDGVAMARFFSTLMLISGLAPIVAPLIGGQILRVTDWRGVFVVLTVVGAALAALVWLRLPETLPPAERPHSRLRPSGVTPIGGGVGEALRAMRGLLADLPFTGYMLTGGFAFAALFAYISASPFVIQEIYGASPQTFSLLFGLNSVGLMIAGQVNGKVLVGRVSLDKVLATGLALIVLATTALLLMTAGAFGEVGLAPVAAALFVLMSAMGLTLPNAQSLALLRTRHAAGSASALLGASSFLVGAVASPLVGVAGERTAVPMALVQLAGALVAAACFMGMCRPWNTCAGSEGDQN; via the coding sequence ATGGCCGAGCACGCGGCGGCGCCGACGCCGGAGAGGGGACACGAGCCCACCACCGCGCAGCCGTCGGCCCCCGCCACCCGCCGCACCGGCCCGCTCGTCACCCTCGTTCTCGGCGGACTCACCGCCACGCCCCCGCTGGCGATGGACATGTACCTCCCGTCCCTGCCGGAGGTCACCCGCTCCCTGCACGCCCCCGCCGCCACCGTCCAGCTCACCCTCACCGCCTGCCTGGCCGGCATGGCGCTCGGGCAGCTGGTCGTCGGCCCGATGAGCGACCGCTGGGGACGCCGCCGCCCGCTGCTGTCCGGCCTCGCCGTCTACCTCCTCGCCACCGCCCTGTGCGCGGTGGCGCCGAACGTCGAGACCCTGGTGGCCTTCCGGCTGGCGCAGGGCCTTTCGGGCGCGGCCGGCATCGTCATCGCACGGGCCGTCGTACGCGACCTCTACGACGGCGTCGCCATGGCCCGCTTCTTCTCCACCCTGATGCTGATCTCCGGGCTCGCGCCGATCGTGGCACCGCTGATCGGCGGGCAGATCCTGAGGGTGACGGACTGGCGGGGCGTGTTCGTCGTCCTCACCGTGGTCGGGGCCGCGCTCGCCGCCCTCGTCTGGCTGCGGCTGCCCGAGACGCTGCCGCCCGCCGAACGCCCCCACTCCCGGCTTCGCCCGAGCGGGGTGACCCCCATCGGCGGGGGAGTGGGGGAGGCCCTGCGCGCGATGCGCGGCCTGCTCGCCGACCTGCCGTTCACGGGCTACATGCTCACCGGCGGGTTCGCCTTCGCCGCGCTGTTCGCCTACATAAGCGCCTCGCCGTTCGTGATCCAGGAGATCTACGGGGCCTCCCCGCAGACCTTCAGCCTGCTCTTCGGCCTCAACTCCGTCGGACTGATGATCGCCGGGCAGGTCAACGGCAAGGTGCTGGTGGGCCGGGTCAGCCTGGACAAGGTGCTCGCCACCGGCCTCGCGCTGATCGTGCTCGCCACGACCGCCCTGCTGCTGATGACCGCGGGCGCCTTCGGCGAGGTCGGCCTGGCCCCGGTCGCCGCCGCCCTGTTCGTCCTCATGTCCGCGATGGGCCTGACCCTGCCCAACGCCCAGTCCCTCGCCCTGCTGCGCACCCGGCACGCCGCCGGCTCCGCCTCCGCACTGCTCGGCGCCTCCTCCTTCCTCGTCGGAGCGGTGGCCTCCCCGCTCGTCGGGGTCGCCGGAGAGCGCACGGCCGTGCCCATGGCGCTCGTCCAACTGGCGGGAGCGCTGGTCGCGGCGGCCTGTTTCATGGGAATGTGCCGTCCCTGGAACACATGTGCGGGGTCGGAGGGAGACCAGAACTGA
- a CDS encoding SDR family oxidoreductase, with protein MTDRQSKIAVVTGAGSGIGRAVAVELLRAGWSVALAGRRMETLEKTVALVPGAPSLAVRTDVSRPEDVEALFAAAAELFGRIDLLFNNAGTFGPGGVPVEDLPYDAWRHVVDTNLNGAFLCAQAAYRRMKEQDPQGGRIINNGSISAHTPRPLSVAYTATKHALTGLTKSLSLDGRPYRIAVGQIDIGNAATDMTARMEAGALQANGEVVPEPVMDVADVARTVRHMAELPLEANVQFATVLATAMPYIGRG; from the coding sequence ATGACTGACAGGCAATCGAAGATCGCTGTGGTGACCGGCGCCGGTTCCGGCATCGGCCGGGCCGTCGCCGTCGAGCTGCTGCGCGCCGGCTGGTCGGTGGCGCTGGCAGGCCGGCGCATGGAGACGCTGGAGAAGACGGTGGCACTGGTGCCCGGTGCGCCCTCGCTCGCCGTGCGCACCGACGTCTCCCGGCCCGAGGACGTGGAGGCGCTGTTCGCGGCGGCCGCGGAGCTGTTCGGGCGTATCGACCTGCTGTTCAACAACGCGGGGACGTTCGGCCCCGGCGGGGTGCCCGTCGAGGACCTGCCGTACGACGCCTGGCGGCACGTGGTGGACACCAACCTCAACGGGGCGTTCCTGTGCGCACAGGCGGCCTACCGGCGGATGAAGGAGCAGGACCCGCAGGGCGGCCGGATCATCAACAACGGTTCCATCTCGGCGCACACGCCCCGCCCCCTCTCGGTCGCCTACACCGCGACCAAGCACGCCCTGACCGGCCTCACCAAGTCGCTGTCCCTCGACGGGCGGCCGTACCGCATCGCGGTCGGCCAGATCGACATCGGCAACGCGGCCACCGACATGACGGCCCGGATGGAGGCGGGGGCGCTCCAGGCGAACGGGGAAGTCGTCCCGGAGCCGGTGATGGACGTGGCCGACGTGGCGCGCACCGTGCGACACATGGCCGAGCTGCCGCTGGAGGCGAACGTGCAGTTCGCGACGGTGCTGGCGACGGCGATGCCCTACATCGGGCGGGGCTGA
- a CDS encoding D-alanyl-D-alanine carboxypeptidase family protein: MRDCSRPSRRAVLGLTAAALPLSAAAPASAADATVIGGERLARDGIQVSGATGLPKILTARSWLVADCESGQVLASYNAHQRLAPASTLKMLFADTVLKKFDRTERYKVTDADLADVPAGSSLVGIKPGLTYTVEQLWQGVFLRSGNDAVHVLAHMNGGVAKTVAEMQARAEDLQALDTHVVSPDGFDHNGQISSAYDLTLFARHGLKDTDFRGYCGTRTANFPAGGKKTFQIQNTDRLLTGAWGLTTYQGLIGVKNGYTSHAGNTFTGAATRGGRTLLVTVMHPATGSNAVYEQTAALLDWGFGRGSSAQPVGALVEPISEGGARAGHASRKSGAAGAAGASGSASKGPSALRLLEGAAGTAALLGAGAWALRRKVRTARAAEAAKPDPDKGIEAETETEPKAESGGRHRR, translated from the coding sequence GTGCGCGATTGTTCCCGGCCCAGCCGGCGTGCCGTCCTCGGACTGACGGCCGCCGCCCTCCCCCTGTCCGCGGCAGCTCCCGCCTCGGCGGCCGATGCCACCGTCATCGGCGGTGAGCGACTGGCTCGCGACGGGATCCAGGTGAGTGGTGCCACCGGACTGCCCAAGATCCTCACCGCCCGCTCCTGGCTCGTCGCCGACTGCGAGAGCGGTCAGGTGCTCGCCTCGTACAACGCGCACCAGCGCCTGGCGCCCGCGTCCACGCTGAAGATGCTGTTCGCGGACACCGTGCTGAAGAAGTTCGACCGCACCGAGCGGTACAAGGTCACCGACGCCGACCTCGCCGACGTCCCGGCCGGTTCCAGCCTCGTCGGCATCAAGCCCGGCCTCACCTACACCGTCGAGCAGCTGTGGCAGGGCGTGTTCCTGCGCTCCGGCAACGACGCGGTGCACGTGCTCGCGCACATGAACGGCGGCGTCGCGAAGACGGTCGCCGAGATGCAGGCCAGGGCCGAGGATCTGCAGGCCCTGGACACCCATGTGGTCAGCCCCGACGGCTTCGACCACAACGGGCAGATCTCCTCGGCGTACGACCTCACGCTGTTCGCCCGGCACGGTCTGAAGGACACCGACTTCCGCGGCTACTGCGGCACGCGCACCGCGAACTTCCCGGCCGGCGGCAAGAAGACCTTCCAGATCCAGAACACCGACCGTCTGCTGACCGGGGCGTGGGGCCTGACGACGTACCAGGGCCTCATCGGGGTGAAGAACGGCTACACCAGCCATGCCGGCAACACCTTCACCGGCGCGGCCACCCGGGGCGGCCGGACCCTGCTGGTCACCGTGATGCATCCGGCCACCGGCAGCAACGCCGTCTACGAGCAGACCGCCGCGCTGCTCGACTGGGGCTTCGGGCGCGGGAGTTCCGCGCAGCCGGTGGGCGCGCTGGTCGAACCGATCAGCGAGGGCGGGGCGAGGGCGGGCCACGCGTCGCGGAAGTCGGGGGCCGCGGGCGCGGCCGGTGCCTCCGGTTCGGCGTCCAAGGGTCCCTCGGCACTGCGGCTGCTGGAGGGCGCCGCGGGGACGGCGGCCCTGCTGGGAGCGGGCGCGTGGGCGCTGCGGCGCAAGGTCAGGACGGCGCGTGCGGCGGAGGCGGCGAAGCCGGACCCGGACAAGGGGATCGAGGCCGAGACGGAGACGGAGCCGAAGGCCGAGTCCGGCGGCCGACACCGCCGCTGA
- a CDS encoding aldo/keto reductase — MDAGVKTTTRTLGRWGSPRSGEAESGGGIEVSALGFGCWAIGGEWQSADGQPLGWGRVDDEESVRAIHRALDLGVTFFDTADTYGAGHSERVLGRALGKRRADVVVATKWGNVFDEPTRTHIGADDSPAYARRALTASLRRLGTDYVDLYQLHLSDAEPERAAQLRELCEEFVEKGLIRAYAWSTDDPARAAVFAEGKHCAAVQHTLNVLQDAPEMLALCEESELASINRSPLAMGLLTGKRGGAMEAGDIRSRPPAWLQGFGDGSGADPAWLARVDALREVLTSDGRTLAQGALSWLWARSRRTIPIPGFRSVAQAEQNAGAIAKGPLTAAQSAEIDRLLGR; from the coding sequence ATGGACGCAGGCGTGAAGACCACGACCAGGACTCTGGGGCGATGGGGGTCCCCCCGCTCGGGCGAAGCCGAGAGCGGGGGAGGGATCGAAGTGAGTGCCCTCGGGTTCGGATGCTGGGCCATCGGCGGCGAGTGGCAGTCCGCCGACGGGCAGCCCCTCGGCTGGGGCAGGGTCGACGACGAGGAGTCCGTACGGGCGATCCACCGTGCCCTCGATCTCGGTGTCACCTTCTTCGACACCGCCGACACCTATGGCGCCGGCCACAGCGAACGCGTCCTGGGCCGAGCCCTCGGCAAGCGCCGCGCCGATGTCGTCGTCGCCACCAAGTGGGGCAACGTCTTCGACGAGCCGACCCGCACCCACATCGGCGCCGACGACTCCCCGGCCTACGCCCGCCGTGCCCTGACCGCGTCCCTGCGTCGCCTCGGCACCGACTACGTCGACCTCTACCAACTGCACCTCTCCGACGCTGAGCCGGAGCGGGCGGCTCAACTCCGCGAGCTGTGCGAGGAGTTCGTCGAGAAGGGGCTCATCCGTGCCTACGCCTGGAGCACGGACGACCCCGCCCGCGCAGCCGTCTTCGCCGAAGGCAAGCACTGCGCCGCCGTACAGCACACGCTCAACGTGTTGCAGGACGCGCCCGAAATGCTGGCACTGTGTGAGGAGTCGGAGCTCGCCAGCATCAACCGCAGCCCGCTCGCCATGGGGTTGCTGACCGGGAAGCGTGGCGGAGCGATGGAGGCCGGGGACATCCGGAGCAGGCCGCCCGCGTGGCTGCAGGGGTTCGGGGACGGGTCCGGGGCCGATCCCGCGTGGCTCGCCCGGGTCGACGCGCTGCGGGAGGTGCTGACCAGCGACGGCCGTACGCTCGCGCAGGGGGCCCTGTCCTGGCTGTGGGCGCGCAGCCGGCGCACCATTCCGATCCCCGGGTTCCGCTCCGTCGCACAGGCCGAGCAGAACGCGGGCGCGATCGCCAAGGGGCCGCTCACCGCGGCGCAGTCGGCCGAGATCGACCGCCTGCTCGGGCGTTGA
- a CDS encoding nuclear transport factor 2 family protein, with product MAIQTSKLSDPAVRAFVAAVNAHDRDAFLDLLTPDATMSDDGSDRDLDDWIDREIFTSNGHMDVDTESDGGRALVAQYRNDTWGEMRTAWRFTITPDGHISRFETGQA from the coding sequence ATGGCGATTCAGACCTCCAAGCTCAGCGACCCGGCCGTCCGTGCCTTCGTCGCCGCCGTGAACGCGCACGACCGCGACGCGTTCCTCGACCTGCTGACGCCCGACGCGACCATGTCGGACGACGGCTCGGACCGTGACCTCGACGACTGGATCGACCGGGAGATCTTCACCTCCAACGGCCACATGGACGTCGACACCGAGTCCGACGGCGGCCGTGCGCTCGTCGCCCAGTACCGCAACGACACCTGGGGCGAGATGCGCACCGCCTGGCGCTTCACCATCACACCCGACGGCCACATCTCCCGCTTCGAGACCGGGCAGGCGTAG
- a CDS encoding DoxX family membrane protein: MTCYDRRDLGLLLLRLGTGGVLAAHGAQKLFGWFGGHGLEGTGQFMESVGYVPGRASATAAGLAETGGGTLLALGLATPAAGAAAAGAMTGAAAVHKPNGFFAQEGGYEYAATLGLAAAGLAVAGPGRLSLDHALGHVFDRGWMVPVALGVTAVATAVVVGARNARMRQKVEGEQEVLFED, encoded by the coding sequence GTGACCTGTTACGACCGACGTGATCTGGGCCTGTTGCTGCTCCGGCTGGGGACGGGCGGGGTGCTGGCCGCGCACGGCGCGCAGAAGCTGTTCGGCTGGTTCGGCGGGCACGGCCTGGAGGGAACCGGTCAGTTCATGGAGTCCGTCGGCTATGTGCCCGGCAGGGCCAGTGCGACGGCGGCGGGCCTCGCGGAGACGGGCGGCGGCACTCTGCTGGCGCTCGGTCTGGCGACCCCGGCGGCGGGAGCGGCGGCGGCCGGCGCGATGACCGGGGCGGCGGCGGTCCACAAGCCGAACGGCTTCTTCGCCCAGGAGGGTGGTTACGAGTATGCGGCGACCCTGGGCCTGGCCGCGGCCGGCCTCGCCGTCGCGGGACCCGGCCGCCTCTCCCTCGACCACGCGCTCGGCCATGTGTTTGATCGCGGCTGGATGGTCCCGGTGGCTCTGGGGGTGACGGCGGTGGCCACGGCGGTCGTGGTGGGCGCGCGGAACGCCCGGATGCGGCAGAAGGTGGAGGGGGAGCAGGAGGTGTTGTTCGAGGATTAG
- a CDS encoding MazG-like family protein, producing the protein MGDQNTSAGLWTTIDELWSRLEETRRHAGQEGVLLRVLKLSEEVGEVAEAVIGATGQNPRKGVSHTWEDVQSELSDVVITALVALRTLTPDAQEVFERHLRRVRDRPLGPSA; encoded by the coding sequence ATGGGCGATCAGAACACCTCCGCGGGCCTCTGGACGACGATCGACGAACTCTGGAGCCGCCTGGAGGAGACCCGCAGGCACGCCGGGCAGGAGGGCGTGCTGCTGCGCGTCCTCAAACTCTCCGAGGAGGTCGGGGAGGTCGCCGAGGCGGTGATCGGGGCGACCGGCCAGAACCCGCGCAAGGGGGTCAGCCACACGTGGGAGGACGTCCAGAGCGAACTGAGCGATGTGGTGATCACGGCGCTGGTGGCACTGCGCACGCTGACACCGGACGCACAGGAGGTGTTCGAGCGCCATCTGAGGAGGGTCCGGGACCGGCCGCTCGGTCCTTCGGCCTGA
- a CDS encoding CGNR zinc finger domain-containing protein: MHYVDYIGNLTRLAVEIVNGDGPGELRREMFRQHRIPEPDAGRLAAFLPLLRDAVRAAAEGGPTGPVNALLEQHPPLIRVDDHDGEGSPHLHFAPNGEDAVVWLGRSCGAALAHVVCGDPAVTIGRCHAAACARFYVDDSRNRTRRFCSNACASRTTVAAHRARRKAAG; this comes from the coding sequence GTGCATTACGTCGACTACATCGGGAATCTGACCCGACTCGCGGTCGAAATCGTCAACGGCGACGGCCCCGGCGAGCTGCGCCGGGAGATGTTCCGCCAGCACCGGATCCCGGAGCCGGACGCCGGGCGGCTCGCCGCCTTCCTGCCCCTGCTGCGCGATGCGGTGCGGGCCGCCGCCGAGGGCGGACCGACCGGCCCCGTCAACGCCCTGCTGGAACAGCACCCACCGCTGATCCGGGTCGACGACCACGACGGCGAGGGCTCACCGCATCTGCACTTCGCCCCGAACGGCGAGGACGCCGTGGTCTGGCTCGGCCGCAGTTGCGGCGCCGCACTCGCGCACGTCGTCTGCGGCGACCCGGCCGTGACGATCGGCCGCTGCCATGCCGCCGCCTGCGCACGCTTCTACGTCGACGACTCCCGCAACCGCACCCGGCGCTTCTGCTCCAACGCCTGCGCCAGCCGGACCACCGTCGCCGCCCACCGCGCCCGCCGCAAAGCCGCCGGCTGA
- a CDS encoding lasso peptide biosynthesis B2 protein — translation MSIPAALARRDRLPPHRRVLPLLAVAVARILSGLTPARLRAVLEFARRGAAPATAEQAGAARAAVVAVSLRCAGQACLQRSVATALLCRARGTWPTWCTGVRTNPFSAHAWVEVGGVPIGEPHPPGHYRPLLTVAAGR, via the coding sequence ATGAGCATCCCGGCCGCGCTGGCCCGCCGTGACCGGCTTCCCCCGCACCGCCGCGTGCTTCCCCTGCTGGCCGTGGCCGTCGCCCGGATCCTCAGCGGGCTCACGCCGGCCCGGCTGCGCGCCGTGCTGGAGTTCGCCCGCCGCGGCGCCGCCCCGGCCACCGCGGAACAGGCCGGGGCGGCTCGCGCTGCCGTGGTCGCGGTCAGCCTGCGCTGCGCGGGACAGGCGTGTCTGCAGCGCTCGGTGGCCACCGCTCTCCTGTGCCGGGCGCGCGGCACCTGGCCCACCTGGTGCACCGGCGTCCGCACCAATCCCTTCTCGGCCCACGCCTGGGTCGAAGTCGGCGGAGTGCCCATCGGGGAACCGCATCCCCCCGGTCACTACCGCCCCCTTCTGACCGTCGCCGCCGGTCGGTAG
- a CDS encoding lasso peptide biosynthesis PqqD family chaperone — protein sequence MSHTFALMPHVSLAETDDGAVLLHERTGRYWQLNATGLSVLRRLTGGDTPEQAASALASQHALPETRARDDVAALLASLRSADLLRESR from the coding sequence ATGAGCCACACCTTCGCCCTCATGCCGCACGTGTCCCTCGCCGAGACGGACGACGGAGCCGTACTCCTCCACGAACGCACCGGCCGGTACTGGCAGTTGAACGCCACAGGCCTGTCGGTCCTGCGCCGCCTCACCGGCGGGGACACTCCCGAGCAGGCGGCTTCGGCCCTGGCCTCCCAGCACGCCCTGCCCGAAACGCGCGCCCGCGACGACGTCGCCGCGCTGCTGGCTTCGCTGCGCTCGGCCGACCTGCTGCGGGAGAGCCGATGA